The following are from one region of the Odontesthes bonariensis isolate fOdoBon6 chromosome 12, fOdoBon6.hap1, whole genome shotgun sequence genome:
- the rprma gene encoding protein reprimo A: MNNTGFNQTEGGLYNKTEELFCCNFSSVVTDNGFVAASPDERSLFLMRVVQIAVMCVLSLTVVFGIFFLGCNLLIKSEGMINFLVTDRRPSKEAEAVIVGAY, encoded by the coding sequence ATGAATAACACCGGGTTCAACCAGACAGAGGGCGGACTATATAACAAGACGGAGGAGTTATTTTGCTGCAACTTTTCATCCGTGGTGACTGATAATGGCTTTGTGGCCGCCTCTCCGGATGAAAGAAGCCTCTTCCTTATGAGGGTGGTCCAGATAGCCGTCATGTGCGTTTTGTCCCTGACGGTGGTGTTTGGCATATTTTTCTTGGGCTGCAACCTTCTCATAAAGTCGGAGGGGATGATAAACTTTTTGGTAACGGACAGAAGACCGTCAAAAGAAGCGGAGGCGGTAATTGTTGGAGCCTACTGA